CCCGAGCATGCCCTGTTTGCGGCACGCGGCGCATTTCTTGACATCACTGACATGGTGGCCAATTCCCAAGCCATTGACCCCGATAACTACTTCCCGGGCCCGCTCAATTCCGTGAGCTGGAATGGCAAGATTTTCGGCGTCCCCAAGGCCACCAACACCATCGCGCTGTACTACAACAAGGACCTGTTTGCCGCAGCAGGCATCGACGCACCGCCTCAGACCTGGGCAGAGCTGGTCGAAGACGCCCGCACCCTCACCGACCCCGCAAACAACGTCTATGGCCTGGCTTTTTCAGCCAAGGCCAGCGAGGAAGGCACGTTCCAGTTCCTGCCCTGGGCCCAGATGGCTGGCGGCGGCTATGACAATATCAATGCCGCGGGTGCGGTAGAGGCACTTGAGACCTGGAAAGTCATCCTTGATGAGAAGCTGGCCTCGCCCGACACGCTGACACGAGGTCAGTGGGACTCCACCGGCACCTTCAACTCGGGCAATGCTGCCATGGTAATTTCCGGACCGTGGGAGCTCAACCGCATGCTGGACGAGGCCAAGTTTGACTGGGGCGTGGCCTTGCTGCCCGTGCCGGAAGAAGGCGCGCCGCGGTCATCGGCCATGGGCGACTTCAACTGGGCGATCTTCTCGTCCTCCAAACACCCTGACGAGGCCTTCCAGGCGCTTGAATATTTCGCCAGCCAGGACGACCGGTTGTTCCCCGAATTTGGCCAGTTGCCAGCGCGTTCCGATATCGCCATCCCAGAAACGGGCATTGCGCTCAAGGATGCCGCGCTCAAAGTGTTCCAGGAACAGCTGCAGTATGCGCAGGCACGCGGTCCACACCCCGAATGGCCAAAGATCTCCAAGGCTATTCAGGACGCCATCCAGTCGGCCCTGACCGGCCAGATGAGCGCCAAAGATGCGCTTGATCAGGCCGCCTCAACGATTTCGGGCGTGCTGGGTTCATAGGGTCCTCCCCCCTATCACTGGCTGCCCGGCATTGTGTCGGGCAGCCGATTTTACCAAGTGAGGAGACCGACCATGTCCCGGCTGCTTTCGAGCCTGCGTGACGGCAAGGGTTTCGACATTGTGCTTGTCGCCGTGCCACTGCTGTTTCTGGTGGTGCTCAGCGGCCTGCCGCTGCTGTACAATGTGGTGATGAGTTTTCAGGAAGTTGACCTGTTCAGCCTGGGGACGCTCAATCGGCCCTGGGTCGGCTTTGACAACTACGTCACCGTGTTCAGCCAACCCGAGACCTGGCCCATCCTGCGCAATACGGCGGTGTTTGTGTGTGCCTCAATCGCCGGGCAGTTCGTGCTCGGTTTTGGTCTGGCGTTGTTCTTCTCGCTGAAATTCCCGGGCGCGGCCTATATGCGCGGCCTGTTCCTGGTGTCCTGGGTGATGCCGGGCCTGGTGGTCGGCGCGATCTGGAACTGGATACTGGCCGGGGATTTCGGCGTGCTCAACTACGTGCTGAAATCGCTCGGGTTCATCTCCGAGAGCATTTTCTGGCGCTCCGATACCAACTGGTCGCTCTGGGCAGTTATCATTGCAAATATCTGGCTGGGCACGGCGTTCAACATGATCCTGCTGTCGGTCGGACTGGCCAGCATTCCCAAGGACCTCTACGAGGCCGCGGCGCTGGACGGTGCAACGGGTTGGCAGCGGTTCTGGACCATTACCCTGCCCATGATGCGCGCCACTATCGGCGCCGTGGTGTCGCTGGGTTTGATCTTCACGCTGCAGCAGTT
The DNA window shown above is from Devosia litorisediminis and carries:
- a CDS encoding ABC transporter substrate-binding protein, coding for MFKTTSLIVALASVSLLSLNAAAQEDVTITIWSLDDENQPALNLAREFSEMDNGITVDYRQIQFDDVVSESMRAFATGQAPDIIAVDNPEHALFAARGAFLDITDMVANSQAIDPDNYFPGPLNSVSWNGKIFGVPKATNTIALYYNKDLFAAAGIDAPPQTWAELVEDARTLTDPANNVYGLAFSAKASEEGTFQFLPWAQMAGGGYDNINAAGAVEALETWKVILDEKLASPDTLTRGQWDSTGTFNSGNAAMVISGPWELNRMLDEAKFDWGVALLPVPEEGAPRSSAMGDFNWAIFSSSKHPDEAFQALEYFASQDDRLFPEFGQLPARSDIAIPETGIALKDAALKVFQEQLQYAQARGPHPEWPKISKAIQDAIQSALTGQMSAKDALDQAASTISGVLGS
- a CDS encoding carbohydrate ABC transporter permease; this translates as MSRLLSSLRDGKGFDIVLVAVPLLFLVVLSGLPLLYNVVMSFQEVDLFSLGTLNRPWVGFDNYVTVFSQPETWPILRNTAVFVCASIAGQFVLGFGLALFFSLKFPGAAYMRGLFLVSWVMPGLVVGAIWNWILAGDFGVLNYVLKSLGFISESIFWRSDTNWSLWAVIIANIWLGTAFNMILLSVGLASIPKDLYEAAALDGATGWQRFWTITLPMMRATIGAVVSLGLIFTLQQFDLFASITSGGPANSSNVAQYWAWELSFRQYDFAHGATVSVVMIAVVMLAAIVYVRSTKHEVRG